Proteins found in one Thalassophryne amazonica chromosome 1, fThaAma1.1, whole genome shotgun sequence genomic segment:
- the hhatlb gene encoding hedgehog acyltransferase like, b — protein sequence MGIKAALPKYELYFYNTVLFLALSWSASWIFAVSNSNVNRKTFRSSVKPGWYYVGRKMDTADFEWMMWVSTFREHILFALSGHILFAKICSMLAPQHRSLVYMGYGLLAVWTSMGWTYVTLILSHCILLYSISLVKIRWLCFITGLMTLTTFKCEPFVSWQADFVTGDFELRHVLFYGGCGFTIMRCMSFALENCERKDGNYNFLELLKYNFYLPFFYFGPIMTFDKFYVQVNKSDLTRKEQEMWDITLQGLIHLGGIIVVDVLFHFMYILTIPTDLKLLRHVSDWALVGLAYFNLVYDWIKAAVMFGVINTVSRLDHLDPPKPPKCITLLYVFAEIHFDRGINDWLCKYVYNYLGKQHDDILRELVATLCTFGVAILWLGPCQVVLIWAFFNCFGLNFEMWTAKFFSVEPFTTLEMSMSEGMSRRIRAIFNTLNFGSIVLYNILALNSVDFAKLVVKRLFLKGFPITTIIVMFVTYCLIQVIKERERMQALIDDPDPVPPAPILSVRPPTGPQATPIAAQPVTDPGKEKAE from the exons ATGGGGATCAAAGCCGCCCTGCCCAAGTATGAACTCTATTTCTACAACACGGTGCTGTTTCTGGCCCTGTCCTGGTCCGCCAGCTGGATCTTTGCTGTGTCCAACT CCAATGTGAACAGAAAGACGTTCCGATCCAGTGTGAAGCCAGGATGGTACTATGTTGGAAGGAAAATG GATACAGCTGATTTTGAGTGGATGATGTGGGTTTCCACGTTCAGAGAGCACATCCTGTTTGCACTTTCTGGTCACATACTATTTGCTAAGATCTGCTCCATGCTGGCTCCACAG CACAGGTCCTTGGTGTACATGGGATATGGACTGTTGGCGGTGTGGACCAGTATGGGCTGGACGTACGTCACACTCATTCTGTCTCACTGCATCCTGCTCTACAGCATCTCCTTAGTGAAAATTCGCTGGCTGTGCTTCATCACCGGTCTCATGACCCTCACTACATTCAAGTGTGAACCTTTTGTTTCTTGGCAG GCAGATTTTGTGACAGGAGACTTTGAGCTGCGCCATGTCCTTTTCTACGGAGGTTGTGGGTTTACGATCATGCGTTGTATGAGCTTTGCTCTGGAAAACTGTGAACGGAAAGATGGAAATTACAACTTCCTCGAACTGCTCAAGTACAACTTTTACCTTCCATTCTTCTATTTTGGGCCCATAATGACCTTTGACAAATTTTATGTACAAGTA AACAAGTCAGACCTGACCAGGAAGGAGCAAGAGATGTGGGATATCACCCTGCAGGGCCTGATCCACCTTGGAGGCATCATTGTCGTAGATGTGCTTTTTCACTTCATGTACATCCTCACAATCCCCACTGACCTAAAGCTGCTCAGACACGTCTCTGACTGGGCTCTAG TGGGTCTAGCCTACTTCAACCTGGTTTATGACTGGATAAAAGCAGCTGTCATGTTTGGAGTCATCAACACAGTGTCCAGACTGGATCATCTGGATCCGCCCAAGCCTCCAAAATGTATCACTTTGCTCTACGTGTTTGCTGAAAT CCACTTTGACAGAGGAATCAACGACTGGCTGTGCAA ATATGTGTATAATTACCTGGGCAAACAGCATGATGACATACTGCGGGAGCTGGTTGCTACTCTGTGCACGTTTGGTGTCGCCATCCTGTGGTTGGGGCCGTGTCAGGTGGTGCTGATCTGGGCTTTCTTTAACTGTTTTGGCCTCAACTTTGAGATGTGGACAGCCAAGTTCTTCTCCGTAGAGCCTTTTACTACTTTGGAG ATGTCAATGTCAGAAGGAATGTCCCGCCGGATCAGAGCCATCTTCAATACTTTGAACTTCGGGAGCATTGTGCTGTACAACATCCTGGCCTTGAACAGTGTGGACTTTGCCAAGCTGGTTGTCAAACGACTGTTCCTCAAAG GATTCCCGATAACCACCATCATCGTTATGTTCGTGACCTACTGCTTGATTCAAGTGATAAAGGAGCGAGAGCGAATGCAGGCGTTGATCGATGATCCTGACCCTGTTCCTCCTGCACCGATTCTTTCAGTCAGGCCACCGACTGGTCCTCAGGCCACACCCATTGCTGCTCAGCCAGTCACAGACCCTGGCAAGGAAAAGGCAGAGTAG